A window of Hordeum vulgare subsp. vulgare chromosome 5H, MorexV3_pseudomolecules_assembly, whole genome shotgun sequence genomic DNA:
ACTGGTTGCTAAAAGGTGATAGCAACACTGAGTATTTTCATAGGATTGTGaatgggaggagaagaagaaacacTATTGTGTCTCTTAGCTGTGGAGATATGATTATAGAAGGGAATAAGAACATGCTTAAACATGCTACTGATTTTTATAAAGAACTTTTTGGGCCTGCCCCTGGGAACTTGTGCAAGATTGATGGGAATATGTGGTGTGATAAAGAGAAATTGGGTGATATTGAAAACTTTCTCTTACTTAGACCCTTTTCTGATACAGAAGTGAAAAATGCTCTGTTTTCTATGAaatataacaaggctcatgggccTGATAATATTCCTATAGAATTTTTTCAATCTTGCTGGGATATTGTTAAGGGTGATGTAATGTCCCTTTTCCATTGGTTTCGTGAAAATAAGCTCGATGTGGAGAGACTCAATTATGGTATAATAACACTGTTACCTAAAGTTGCTGGAGCTGATAAAATGCAGCAGTTCAGACCAATCTGCTTGCTTAGATGTATTTACAAGCTGATTACTAAGGTGTTAACTATCATATTAGAACCCCATGCAGACATCTTGTTTAGTCGACACCAGAATGCCTTTATTAAAAATAGAGATATTATGGACGGGATCATGTCACTACATGAGATCCTGCACCATACTTATGCTCAGAAGAAAAAAGGGATTGTCCTTAAACTTGACTTTGAGAAAGCGTATGATAAAGTTAACTGGGAATTCCTGTTGGAATGTCATAGTAAAAGAAATTTTAACTCACGCTGGATTGAATGGATCAGGAGAATTCTGGTGGGTGGTACTGTCAGTGTGAAACTAAATGATGAGGTGGGAGAATATTTCCAGAGTGCTAAGGGAGTGAGACAGGGGGATCCCTTATCACCTTTCCTTTTTAATCGTGCTGCTGATTGCCTTACTAAGATGGTCCTGAAAGCACATGATAATGGCTTGTTTACTCGGTTAGCAGCGGACTTAGTTGAAAACGGAGTGGCTATCCTCCAGTACGCAGATGATACTATCTTGTGTTTTGAAGACAATATTAAGAACGCCTTGAATATTAAACTGCTGCTTTATCTCTTTGAGATCATGTCTGGTTTGAAGATTAATTTTGTGAAAAGTGAGATTTTCTCGGTTGGTGCTGATGATGATATTATGAGAAAATATGTTGATATGTTCAACTGTGAGATTGGGGCTTTTCCTATTAAATACTTAGGTATGCCTCTCAGTTATGCTGGACTTAAATGCAGTGATTGGCTTTTTGTTGATGACAAATTCATTAGTCATGGGGAATCCTGGATTAGTGAGTCTCTATCCAGTGGGGTAGACTTATTAAGGTTAATGCGGTACTGTCTCACAtcccctcatactatatgtccatGGTGTTGCTTAAAAAATCTACACTGAAAAAATGGGACAAGCCGAGAAAAATTTTATTTTGGCATCGCAAAGGGAGAAGAGGTTATAATATGGTGAAATGGACCCGTGTTTGTAGGTCTAAAGCAAAGGGGGCCTGGGGGTTAAAGATCTGAGGAAGCAGAATATTAGCTTGTTAGCCAAATGGTGGTGGAAGTTGCAGAAGAAGGAAGGATTATGGCAAGATATTGTGAAAGctaagtacctcaaaaggacatCTGTAGCTAAAgttaaacagaaagtttctgattCCCCTTGTTGGAAAAATATTCTGAAAGTTAAAGAATATTATATGGCTGGTAGAGGGGTGGTGCTTAAGAAAGGTAACATTGCTAGTCTCTGGCTAGATGATCTGGGTGAGAATTTTCTGCTGAAAGATAAATATCCTGATctttttgaaattttcttagATAAGGATTGTACTGTAGATAAATTAGAAAGTATGAATCATCTTACTTCCTTCAAGAGGAGGTTATCTCCAGCTATGCTTCGAAAATGGGAAGATATGAAGCAATGGGTGTTGGATAAAATTTGTGCAGATCAAAATGATGAGGTTTACTGGAGGTTGGATAACTCGAGAGATTATTCCACTAAGTCTATGTATAGATGGCTGGAGAGAAATCTTGCTGGGGTGCATTATAAGTGGATTTGGGGGGCTAAAATTTCTCTGAAAATACAAATTTTCCTGTGGCAGCTTTTCCAAAATTCTATTCTTACTAGAGATAATATGAAAAAAAAGACAGTGGCAGGGAGATCCCAAATGTTCTTTTTGTAATGAACTTGAGTCGGCACATCATCTTTTCTTTGGGTGTTCTGTGGCCAAGATTGTATGGAGAACAGTAGGTGTTGTTGTTGGTACTAGTTATATTCCGAAAACAATCTGGCATGTCTTTTCTTGGTTATATGCTTTTTTTGCCAGGCCTTTGCAAAATATACACTGTTGGCTTAGCTGCAGTTTGTTGGTCCATTTGGTTGACTCGGAATAGGGCTACCTTTGAGAAGAAATTGATCAAAACTCCTTTTGAGATTGCTTTCACAACAAGTGCATTTATGGATTACTGGGTAGGTATGCAGAAACCAGAGATGGCAGATAATATCAAGAAGGGAGCCCAGCTGCTGAAGAAGAGTGCAGCTCAAATGCTACGTCTATGTGAACCGCCGAGGGCAGAAGCAAACGAGCAGGCTGAGGATGAAGAAATCTGGGATGAATGGTGATGCTGATTTGCGGTGATGGTGACCTGTTGTCCATGGTGGTGCTCGAGGTTTTATGTTCTGTTGGACGTAAAACTTTTTTTTCAGTTTGGCCTTTGTGCTCTTTTGGTGAGCCTGGTCTGGTGATAGATGTTGTGGTATTGATACTTGTATTCCTCGCAGTGTAGTTTAGGGTGATATCAGGTTTTCGTCCCGCAGTTCATGTTCCTGATGACAGGCGTGAATGGCGGGTTTCCTGATATTGCTTCGAACTCGCTTTTTTCCCTTTCCCTCTCTTTTTCTGGCCCTAAGACATTGTATTTCCgttatgaaagtaatggaaaGGGGAGAAAACCCGGTTCGAAGAAAAAGTACTTGTTAATAGTAGTTTCTTCTATTAGTTTGATCAAACTTAAAAATTGTTGACTTTTAAACTGAATTTGTAGACCATTTATTTAGGGATGTGGGAGTACATATTAACTAATGGCGTGTTCGGAGGCTCCCGGGCTTCTCAACACTCAAGAAAACCAGCTTCTCATCATGGCTTCTTGTTCCAGCGAGCAATTCCAATTTTGTTCGGCTCCGATTCCAGCTCCTCCCAGCGTTGCAGCCTAGCTGGAAGGGTTGTGGCATGTTTGGGTGTCTTGGGCATGCAGAGGCAGCTCATTTTCGGGCCAACATGTGAGGTGAGGCGGACTCATGGGAGGTGAGCATTGCATCAATGGCGGGTCTTGGGGTTGCTTGTCAATGGGAACCGGACGGCATTGGCCTGGAATGCCTTGATCTGTCGCCACGAAGGAGCGTCAGCCGGGCGAGCATGGAAGattcttttgtgtgtgtgtgtgtgtgggggggggggggggggggggcttggtaAGTTTGGCAGTGGCGTATCAGCCCTTTTTGCACTATAATCGAGCATAGCCTCGAGAATTCTTAGTGATGGTCCGTACACAACAATTTTCTCCAAGTtatcaaaattaactattttgatACTCAGCTACAATTTCAAACTGCCTGGTAGTCAGCTAGAGAATGCAGTGTACTCTGGTGTAAAGTAAACTTATCAGGGTGTACAATGCAGTGGTTAGTACGGGAGTACATTTCACCTATACGAAACAACAAAACCACCTCATTACGCTAAATCAGGTTATGCGAGCTCAACCTCATTACAGAATACCCTAACAGGAACTTCCCTCAGGCAAAAACTGTCTCAAGTTACATTTTGACAGCATCACCCGAAAGATGAATAGAAGAGGCCCTACAGGCGATCTTTCTTCTTCAAACTTTTACGGGATGATATCATACATGAAAGGGGAAACAGATAGCAATATGATGACTGTAAAGAAGAGACCATCGTCCCCTTCAGCAGAAGCTAAGAATTGTCCAAGGCAGAAAAACATCGCTTGGTCGAGCCATATGGATGCTTGTGAGGCATTTCTTAACCATGAATCTGATAGTTATGGTTTTCATAAAGCTGGATGATCGCTGTGAGCATCTGCTGGTTTGTCGGATGATTGGTCCATATTCTGAGACTGGTGCTCTGTCGCAGGTGTTGGTAACATGGTCACAAACTCTGCTATCAATTTTGAGATTTCCTCAGATGCATCCACCTGAAATTTCAAATTAACGGGAAAAAACCAATCATAATCTCAGCTTGCTTCTTTGCTATATAGTACCCCCtccgtaaacaaatataagagaaTTTCAAATTAAGGGAAAAAAACCAATCATAATCTCAGCTTGCTTGTTTGCTAtacagtactccctccgtaaacaaatataagacgttttaggtCACTACAGTAGTGATCTAAAACGTCTTACATCAGTCCTACTAAAAATAGAACCGCAATGACGGCAAGATGACTATAGTTAAGCAGCCATGCTTGCAAGGGAAAAGAGAAGACTACAGACGGTCATATATCAGTCAGTTATAAGAGGAGTTCTTTAGTTGCCCCCTTATAAGATACAGGGATGAGATTGTGAGCACCAACTCGTTTCTCGAAATGTGTGCATCCTTTGCCAATGGAGAACATGATAACAGTGCTAGTAGAACAATTTCGTCAAGAAATTTCATGATCAATTCATTCTGAAACCGTCCTACTATTTGGCAGTTTGATCGACATCATCTCATTATGAAATCTCTAGAAGTCCCACTTTGAGCAAGTACTAATTTGATTCAATTCTAACTCGACTCTTTTGTAGCAATGATGCACATAAAGGCAGAAGACCAACCATGACCATGTATGTATCTCTACATCAACTAAGCTAACACAAAAGAAACCAGTCCATCCATGACTACTAGGCATACTCCCCAAAAATGAAATTGATAAACATGTGTAGACAAACAGACTAACCTGAGGCCATCGACCGCCATAATGGTAGATGAATTTGGCGTCCGGCAACGCCTTGGTCACCTTCTTCCCCTCATCGATCCACTGATCCGACCAAGAACCCGACCACAGAACCATCATCGGCAGCCTCTTCACCTCCTCTGAAGAACTCCTCCACTCTGCCAGATCAAAGCTCTGATTCATGGCCTTCCAGGCCTCAAACACTGCATCGCTCTTCCCCTGCCCACGCATCGCCGCCCTGTGCGCGTCAGCCTCTTCTGCATCCATCCCCCGGGCGCAGGACAGACGCATCAGCCCCTTGAACAATGCCGGCACCCGCAGCACCAGCCTCCCCAGCACCGGCACGCCGAGAACCGCCGCCGGGAAAGCCGGCAAAGTGGCAGTGGCGTCGATCAGGGTGACACTCTGCACGGCCGTCGGGTTGGCGGACACGAAGGCGGCGCCGGCGGCGAGGGCGGAGTCGTGGAGCACGAGGTGGACAGGCGCGAGGCCGAGCGCGTCCACGGCACGGGCCACGGCCGCGGCCGCCTCGCTGGCCGCGTAAAAGGAGTGGGACGGCTCGGGGGCCGCTTCCTGGAACGGGACCTCGCCGGTCTCGACGAGGTGCTCGAAGGCGTGGAAGATGCCGCGGTCCATGATCTCCCGGAGCGGGTTCgtccggggaggaggggcggccgggGGCGGCGAGAGGCCCTGGCCAGGGAGGTCGACGGACGCGGCGACGAGGCCCCGGGAcgagagggaggagaggaggcggcGAAAGGAGAAGGATCCGGCGGCGAGGCCCGGGAGGACGAGCACGGGGTGGTGGTGCGCGGCGGAGTGGGCGGCGGGGCGGGAGGTGACAGCGAAGAGGTCGGGGCCTGGGTGGAGCTTGAGGAGGCGGCCgtcggagaggtggcggcggaggagaggagggaggggagggggggcgtggggagagaggaggtgggggaggaggagcgcgaggagGGAGACCGCGGCGGTGAGGTAGAACCAGAAGGGGAGGGCGGAGACGACGGAGAGCGGCCTCGGCGgccgggccggcggcggcggcgcttctCGGCCGGGACCCGCGGCGGCGGGATCGTCTGTCATTGCTGGGTGGAGTGAGGAGTGGGGAGCGGGGAGTGGGGAAAGCTGTTGGGTTTGCTTGAGAAATCAGAGTTTTGTCCCCTGCTTTTGGGTGCGCGCGATGATGTCGCCAGTTTGCCATCGAAGTATGGGCATGCACTTCACATGGCAGAAAGCATCTTTGCTCTACCTGGCCACGCGCAGCCCGGCCCGGACGGCCCACAAAtcccgggccgggccgggcctaaATTTGCCTTTAGGCTGGGCTCGGGTCTGAAATTTGAACCCGACGGTTAGATTGGACCTGGTTCGGGCTTAAAGAATACTGATTTGAAGTCACGGTCGGACAGGGCTGGTCGAGCCGGGTCAGGCTTTTTTCGGTTCAGGTTGGGCTTGGGCCCAATATTTAGGCCTAATAATCTGGTCAGGCCCGATTCGAACCTGAGTTTTCAGCATCGGGCTTTTTTGGTCCGACCCGAAGCCCGGCTCGGTCTGAAGTATGCCCAGGTATACTAATAGATAGGATGCCAATCGGGGACGCCGACGGTTAGCATGGTAGCAAGGAGTTTTTTCTCTCCCTCTTATGGCGAGTGAACTGCAAAAAAACCCATCGGATTCGATGTTTGACACGAAATTACTATCACAAATCTAGGGTGCCCTAATTGTAAATTTcttaataaaaacaaatgatcgtTTTGAGGCACTTAACACGATTTCTCACACGGTTGTCCCGCGAGTCTTTTGCCACGTCAGACAAGCGAGATGGACACGGGGTTGACGATCGTAAGGCCTTGTGCTAGGTCAGACCGTCCTCCCACCTTTCTGCTTGTCCCTTTCCTCTTTCCCCTTTCGTTCTCTCTCTATCGAGCGATGGCGGTGGTTGCTAAACCTAGCGGCGACGGCGATGAGTCAGGTGGCGGCGAAGGGGTGGGAGGTGAGGGTGATGGATTCTCAAAGGTGGACAACTGGCTTGGCACAGGGACGAGAGGCGAGGATGATGGATTCTCGGAGGTGGACAGTTGGATCAGTAGTCATAGTTTGCCGACACAGCGAGCCCTTCACTGAAGCGTTCCCCTTCACCCATTCGTAGCCGTAGTGGGATATTGGGCTGCGGGTGGCGACGACCATGGCATGCAACATATGGGCTTCTGGCATGGGGGCAGCCATCAATGGGCTTTAGTGTTCGGGCATCGTGTAGTAAGTGTTCTTCCTCCTCTACCTCCCTCTCCGAGTGCTTTTTAGGTATATGCCTCCTAGAGTAAGTGGGTTCAAACGAATCTTAGGATTTAGGGTTATGCTTGTGACATGGTAGGAATTATTAGGGTTAGTGCATCTTTTGTAATTAGAGTTTAGGGCTACATTTAGTGCATACTAGAAGCGTTGGGCGCGCTTTGATGCGTCGATGGTGTTGTTGGGTTTCTTAAAAAAAATAATCACTCTAATTTAAAATATAAGGTACTCTTATAGTACTTTTTTGAAAATTCAAACCTTTTAAGTTCGATCAAATCTATAGAGAAACATATACGAATCCATAATATCAAATCAGTActtttagattcatcatgaaatgagtttccatactttttttgttcaATATTATGGATCTCGATATTTTTGCTCTAAACTTGGTCAATGTTAAAGAAATTTGACTTTCTAAAAAAACTAACACCCCTTATATTTTGGAACTGATGGAATATTTTAGTTTGACGGATGTGGGAGATGATAGactgtgttttatttttatttatatgcGGTGATTGATGGACCCTTTGTGGTGTGATTGTGTGTTATCCTCTAACCAACCTATATTTATGTGGAGAGATTTATGTGTCTGTGGTTGCATGTACTATATTGATGCTACAGTGTCACATGGTGACGCTTCTATTTCCTAGGCGGTGGGAGGGTGTGCGGAATTGATATATTTTCATAGGTGTTTGCTGTTGATTGATTTGAAATTTATTGGCCCGTGTAATATTGCAATTCAAAACCGACATTGAATGAAAGAGCTTCAAAATTGGGGAACATAATGAATTAAAAGAATTAAATAGGAGAGCTTGATAAATTGTTGGCCCGGTCAAAATTGGATGAGCCAATTCTAAATTAAATACCTCAATTAATTGTGAGTCCTTCAAAATTAGTAAGCATATTGTATAATATAAAAGAATTAAACAAGAGAGCTTTGAGTTTTTGTTGACCCGGTCAAAATCGGATGACCCAATTCTAATTGAAGTCCTTAGTTGAATACAAGCTCTTTAAAACTAGGGAGCTTAGAGTTATAGAGTATGTGTGCCTCCTCATAGTTTTTTTTCATGGATTTAGAGTTTAGGTTTAtcatttatatgcatgattgatacgtctccaacgtatcgataatttatgaagtattcatgccatgtttgcttatgtttacaatacttttatatgatttttctgcattttatataatttatttagaactaacccggattggcgctattttcagcaaaactaacgtggtcttgtttttgtgcagaaataaaagttctcgaaattggacgaaactttttgacgatttttttggaggaaaagagaagtgctggagcaaagaaccaccagagggcggccccctttgtcgtccgttGCCACAGACCAGACagcaaagagcagactgatggcaaagatattatttgccatcagccaaaaatttgtcgtctgccagctgacggtaaAGAGGcagcaggcagatggcaaagagcgcgTGATGGCACATACCACCTCCACCATCTCTTGTCGTCTGCCTTGTACCTCTTTGCCGATGGGGGCAGAAGGCAAAGAGGATGGCGCCCTAACGTCCGTCGCCCCCACCcccacaccccctctctcccctggcGGTCGTCTCCCCCTGGTACCCACTAGACACAAGGTCGCGCGAGCCCCCCTCTGGTGGgttgatgtctagtgggcacctcatGGCCTATCTTAGCATGATTCCAACGcctaaaaatcctataaatatagaaacctctagAAATTACCCTCAGAAGTTCCTCCGCCGCAACTCTTTGTATCGACAAAAAAACCAATTTGGAGAGAAAACAATagtgaaaacaggagagaaacagagagagggatccaatcccggaggggcGATAGCCCCTCCGGgatccatggaggccaaggaccagaggagagaacctctccccatcttgggagaggccatggaggaggcctaaagggggagactctctccccctctcttctgaTGGCGCCAGAGTGCCATTGGGGGAACCATCGTcgtggtgatcgtcttcatcaacatcaccgtcttcaTCGCCTTCCTCATGTACTTTtagtggtccactctcccgcaccctgctgtaatcccctacttgaacatggtgtttcatgtcaCATAGTATTAATCAATGATTGATTGCTatcgatgtttgagtagatcgatgttgtcctttgggttgattgatgatcttgatcggtttgagtgtatgttttattttggtgatgtCCTAAGGTTCTTTCCGTGAGGTGCACACGCGAAAGATTCACactggagggtgttgcaatatatTCATGaatctcttatagtgggtggagagagtgacagaaacttacacccgagtaagagagttatgcgcgtatgggagtaaagaggacttgatacttaaggttatggttgggttttaccttaatgatttatattagttgcggatgtttgctagaggtccaatcataagttcgtatgatccaagtacgaaaaatatgttagctcatgcctctccctcatatataaTTGCAAAAATGATTACCGATCTCGTCATCAATTGCCCAGGATGATtctgcacaccataccatcattattccacactcgctatttgtaatatattttaatatattctaactctatttaatGCATCAACTATTttaatattttagttctccaatatcatgcaaagctatcttcTATATACCCAGAACgcaattttatttctcgttactacaTAAAAGCAAACACTTGGtgtacgtagagttgtatcggtggcagATATGACTTGAGAGAATAATGACCTTACCTTTatatccttgtgggttcgacactccatacttaccacttttATCTTTGGGaagtgctacgatgattccttgcacttggggaataTCAAGCTCTTTTGTGGCACCCTTGCCGCAGAGCAATAGCGCGGGgttaatattttcgtgtatgcttgtttgcttctatcactaagtagattttattttatttttgttttatttctttagttgtgggtgaaacaaacaaaaaaattgaaaaattaaaaacacacaaaaatttactttccttttataagagaagcgattgaaaagtTGTGCCTttgagaagtgagggtcgaccttgaacacttgtgttcatgctcatgaaaACAATGTAAAAAAATTCATGGAACTTTCTCATAAAAATAATCATCTCCTTGTAAATACCAATGAACCATAAAAATAatgttcatgatgctcttttgcatgtttcgcTACAATCTTTATGTGAGCATCAATGGAATCATCATGCCtaactaaaaggcattaaagaaaagcgtttgttgggagacaacccaatatttatccGTTGTGTTTCttagtgttcacatgattaatctagtGCATTATTTTATAACTTTTATTTCaagaagtgccaagtaaagcctttgggatagtgtggatacttgtttgtttcatTCTGTGGAAAAACAAAAAGTTTTGCGTCCAGTaaatgaattatgtgattttactggagcGTAAAATGATTCTGAAATTCTTACCCCATATATATATGCACATTATCTgtgttttcctattttttcagaattttaagagtcagggaagtatggttttaATGCATATCTTCATAGACTATTCAGtttttgatagattttgttttgcgtgcatagtttgcttgttttagtgtttccatgacTTCTACTGAGTGACATTAATTATGGGAATAATAGAATACATTAGGTATTACGTGAGAACAATTATAAATCTTGTATTGAAAGTACCTAAGTGAAtaatctatatttatcatactaacccatctcacgaagttctgttaagttttgtgtgatggaagttttcaagttttgggtgagataccaatacgATGAGAATAAGGAGCAtaaagaaattaagcttggggatgcccaaggaaccccaaggtaatatccaagaaatactcaagcgtctaagcttggggatgccccggtaagCATCCCTTTTTTCATCTCCAATAttattggtatatcttacttggagctatatttttattcatcacatgacatgtgttttgcttggtgtgtcattttgttttgttgttctctgttatatgttatttataatcttgtttttcaataaaaatttccaacaattgcctttagaatgcttgaattgcatgtgtgatgtatgctgtacaaaacagaaacttatgctgtgatatttgaattatcatattttactgggacgtgaaaagtttctgaaatttttacacagtactgtAATGCAAATTATTTATCACGTCCTAATGTTTGAGAATTGTTGAGTTTATTGAATTACACTTTTTATATAGATTTCTAAAACTGTTTTGTTTGTTCGGATTGGTGTCATAGTttcgttatctacttatcctatagtttccatgtcttatattgatatatataaattacagaaatgatagtatacagtacctaatgtttgaaaactattattcaacttgtcttggcagtacataaagagttgatttaattttatgtgtactaacctatctcacgagttctttttaagttttgtgtggatgaaatttttgagacttag
This region includes:
- the LOC123396838 gene encoding protein AUXIN RESPONSE 4, with protein sequence MAAPMPEAHMLHAMVVATRSPISHYGYEWVKGNASVKGSLCRQTMTTDPTVHLRESIILASRPCAKPQTQQLSPLPAPHSSLHPAMTDDPAAAGPGREAPPPPARPPRPLSVVSALPFWFYLTAAVSLLALLLPHLLSPHAPPPLPPLLRRHLSDGRLLKLHPGPDLFAVTSRPAAHSAAHHHPVLVLPGLAAGSFSFRRLLSSLSSRGLVAASVDLPGQGLSPPPAAPPPRTNPLREIMDRGIFHAFEHLVETGEVPFQEAAPEPSHSFYAASEAAAAVARAVDALGLAPVHLVLHDSALAAGAAFVSANPTAVQSVTLIDATATLPAFPAAVLGVPVLGRLVLRVPALFKGLMRLSCARGMDAEEADAHRAAMRGQGKSDAVFEAWKAMNQSFDLAEWRSSSEEVKRLPMMVLWSGSWSDQWIDEGKKVTKALPDAKFIYHYGGRWPQVDASEEISKLIAEFVTMLPTPATEHQSQNMDQSSDKPADAHSDHPAL